From the Clostridium cagae genome, the window ACCCCTTTTATTAATGAATGACCATTTGGTTTATTTGCAATTATTCTTTTTTGTTCTATATTAAGTTGCATTTCTACCCCTCTTTATCTAATTATTTCTATTTTTTGGAAATTACATATACTAATTGTACTATATTATGTAACGCTATGTAAAGTTTTGATTCATTGTGAATTGAAAGAAAAAATTATTTATATCTAAATATATTTTTCTACACAAAAATAACTCTGTTAAATAGATTTTATGGCAACACTTTTACTCAATCTACTTAACAGAGTTTATTCTATAATTATTAATTTTTTTATTAAACTTATATTTTTTTAACAAATTCAGATTTTAATTGCATAGCTCCAAATCCATCAATCTTACAATCAATATTATGATCGCCATCAACTAAACGTATATTTTTAACTTTAGTTCCTATTTTTATAGATGATGAACTCCCTTTTACTTTAAGGTCTTTAATTACAGTTACAGAATCACCATCATTTAATATATTTCCATTAGCATCTTTAACTAAAGTTGCTTCTGCAGCTTGTTTTTCCGATTCTAAAGTCCATTCATAAGAACATTCTGGGCAAATAAATAGATTTCCATCTTCATAAGTATATTCTGAATTACACTTCGGACAATTTGGTAAAGTATTCATAAAATTCATTTCCTCCATTGTTTATTAATTTAATATATAAAAACCATTCTTATGCTGTTAATCTCATAAAAATAGTAATTCACATCTTTTTTCTGCTGTTTATTTTAAATATTAATAAAATTTCAAGTTATTATTTCTTTAGTAAACCGTTCTCTAAATAGCAAAAATTTCTCACAATTTTATATAATATCATAGTATCATTATATTGACAAATTATTTTAATTGATGCTTAAATAATCAATATTCTTTATATTTAACGAAAAACACTATTATAGCTTTATAAAATGGTGCTTTTATACCATTACTTTAAAAATTCATTTAAATCCTTCAAAATAATTATTTTTCCTCGTTCTAAATTTACATACCCCATTTGTTCAAATTTCTTTAACTTTCTACTAACAACTTCTCTAGTAGAATCAATTTCAAAAGCCAGTTCTTTATGTGTGCTATAAACAATTTTGCTTTTCTTACTTATGAGTAGCTTTGCAATTCTAGTTTCTAATGAATCATGTCTTTTTTCCTCTTTTTTTTCTATGACAGTATTAAATTTACTATATATATCTTTATACATATATTTTAAAAACTCACTATCTTTAAATAGATGTTCTGTTACTATTTCAAACGGAATTATACATATTTTAGATTGTTGAAGTGCTTTTCCTATAATATTCAATGATTTAAAATTTAAAAGGCAGCTTAATGCCTCATGACATAGTTCCCCCTTTTTAATATTAAAAAGGTTTGTTTCTTCTCCATTTTCATTAATTCTCTGTATTTTTATTGTTCCATTTATAACAAATATGATACCTTCGCAAGTACAATTTCCAGATGATATATACTCATCAGCATTTAATGTTTTAAATTTTGCTTTTTTACTTATTATTTTATTATTTTCTTTGTCAATATACTCTAAAACTTCATAAATTTCATAAAATTCTTTTAAGTTATTTTCTCTAACATTACTTGCAAAATTACTTTTTTCCATATTTCCTCCATCTAAAAATATATTATTTTAGCTCTATAATTTAAATTGCTTTTTAATATAATACTCTTGATTACAATTATTCACTACCATTATCTATTTAAAACAAAATCAAAATTTAAATATAATTTCTTTAATTTTCCTTTTATTAATTATATTTTAAATTAAAATATACAATAATTTATCAAAACTTTATGTGACTTAATCACAAACTCTTTATTTTTTATTAATTATTTTTACTTATACATTATCTTGATCTTAATTAATTAAAACTTATCTTATCATATAAATAAAACCTTAATAACATAGTTAAAATTTCACTATATTATTAAGGTTTAAATGCTTTTACAACATATATTATAGTATTATGTATTTCTTCTTTAAGATTATATGCTGCATCATGCAAACACCAATCATATATAACTCCCCTCATTAATATAAAAAGACACCTAGTAATATCTTGTGAAGTCTTTTCTGTTAGTATTTCATTTTTTTCTTGTCCCTCTAATATTATTTCATCCAATATTGTTTGCATATGTCTTCCTTTAGTAATAAACATTTTATTATTTGAATTATACAATTGTTTCATCATATCAATTCCAGTTTTTTCATTATATTCTGCATAATAATCAAAATATTCTATAATTCTATCAATAGCATTTGTACTAGAAAGTTTATTCTTAATATTATCATAAAAGAAGTGATCTGCTTTTTTATACAATTCTATTAAAATATCATTTTTCGATTCAAAATAATGATAAAAACTTCCTACAGAAACTTCTGCTTTTTCGCATATATTCTGTATCGTAATATTATCATACCCCTCTTTTTGCATAAGATTGGTTGCTATATTATATATTTTATTTTTTGTATTTATAGCTTGAATTTGCCTTTTTGTCAGTCGTTCCATTTTTATCCTCCTAATTACAAATTCTCAGGAATTATATCATATTATCAATTATACTTAACATTTATTTATTGTCAAATTCAGTAAAATATAATTGTAAAATTTAGTTATCCTATGTTGACGTTTTCATAATGTTGTACTATACTGAACGTATTCATTGAACTAGTTCAATGAATACGTTTTTATATACTTTTTCAATATTGGAGGTTATTTTATGGAAACTAAATATTCAAATTTATTTGAACCAATAAAAATTGGTAGTCTTGAAATTAAAAACAGATTTGTAATGGCTCCTATGGGACCTTCTGGATTATGCTCAGAAGATGGTAGTTTTAATGAACAGGGAATAGAATATTATGTTGAAAGAGCAAAAGGTGGTACTGGTTTAATAATAACTGGTGTTACTTATGTTGAAAATGAAATTGAGAAATGTACTATGCCTTCTATGCCTTGCCCAACTATTAATCCTGGAAATTTTATAAAGACAGCAAAAGTGCTTACAGAAAGAGTTCATGCATACAATTCAAAAATATTTTTACAATTAACTATGGGGTTTGGTCGTGTTAGTATTCCTACCCTGGTGGGTGGAGTTCAACCAATAGCACCATCTGCTATATCTCATAAATGGGTACCTACTATAAAATGCAGAGAACTTACAATAGAAGAAATTGAAACTTATATAAAGAAATTTGGTGAATCAGCTGCTATAGCAAAAGAGGCTGGATTTGATGGAATTGAAGTCCATGCCGTTCATGAAGGATATCTTCTTGATCAATTTACTATTTCATTATTTAATAAAAGAACAGATAAATATGGTGGAAGCTTGCAAAATAGATTAAGATTGCCTATAGAAATTCTTAAATCAATAAAAAATTCTTGTGGAGAAGATTACCCAGTCTCTCTTCGTTATAGTGTTAAAAGTTATGTGAAAGGCTTAAATGATGGTGCCTTACCTGGCGAAAATTTTGAAGAAAAAGGTCGTGATCTTAAAGAAGGTCTTGAAGTTGCTAAAATACTAGAAGAAGCTGGTTATGATGCTTTTAATTCTGATGCTGGTACTTATGATTCATGGTATTGGAATCATCCTCCTATGTATTTTAAAAAAGGAATGTATCTTTCATTAAATGAAAAATTAAAGCAAGTACTTAAAGTTCCTGTTATTACTGCTGGAAGAATGGACAATCCTGATCTCGCAAGTGATGCTATTGCTACTGGCAAAACAGATATGATTGCTTTAGGAAGACCACTTTTAGCAGATGCATATATTCCTAGAAAAATTAAAGAAGAAAAAATCAAAAACATTAGACCATGCTTATCTTGTCATGATGGATGCATGGGAAGATTAGCTACTGGTGGTGGAATTTCTTGTGCTGTAAATCCATCCACAGGTAGAGAAAAAGACTTTGAATTACACATAGCTAAAAAAATCAAAACCGTAATGGTTATAGGTGGTGGTGTTGCTGGATGCGAAGTTGCAAGAATTTGCGCTATCAGAGGCCATAAAGTTTCTTTATATGAAAAAACAGATAAATTAGGTGGAAATATTATACCTGGAGGAGTTCCTGATTTTAAAGAAGATGACAGAGCTCTTGTAAAATGGTATGAAAATGAATTAAAAGAAAATAACATAGATATTCATTTTAATATAACAGTTACAAAAGATTTAACTACTAAATTAAATCCAGACGTAATTATTGTCGCTACAGGTTCAACACCTAAAATATTGAATTTAGAAGGAAATAGAGATAAGATTTATACTGCTCAAGATGTACTTTTAGGAAATAAAAATCCTGGCAATTCAACAGTTATTCTTGGTGGTGGTTTAGTAGGCTGTGAAACAGCTCTTTGGCTTGTAAAACAGGGTAAGAAGGTTACTATAGTTGAAGCTCTTGATGATATATTAGCTTCTGGTCCTGAAATATGTCATGCAAATAGCCAAATGCTAAGAGATTTATTGGCTTTTTATAAAGTTGATATTAAAACAAAATCTATCTTATCTAAAGTAGCTGATGACGGTGCTATAATAATAGAAGATGATAAAGAAGTGACAATTCCTGCTGATTCTGTAATTTTATCTGTTGGTTATAATTCTGAAAAATCACTATATAATGAATTAAAATTTAATGATAAAGAAGTGTACCTATTAGGAGATGCAAGAGAAGTTAGAAATATTCTGACTGCCATTTGGGATGCTTTTGAGGTAGGTAGAAATATATAAAATTTAATATTGCTTTAATGATGTAGAGCTTATATTTTTTTACAAAGCTCAACATTCAATTAAAACATAGTAAATAAAAAAAGTGACTATCTAACAAAAATTTTGTTAGATAGTCACTTTTTAGTCTCTAATAAACCAAACAAAGTCATTGTTTGCTACATTGCTTATTCAACAATTTTACTTAATAGTACTAATAAAATCTGTTCATCTTACTCATTGCCAATAACTTTGATACTCCTGTCTTTTCCCATTCTTCAACCTGTTCAATAGCTTCTTGAGGAGTTTTTCCTAATCCTACAAGTACACCTGATAAAATAAATTCCTGATATAAATGTTCTGGATTAATTCCTGCCTTAGCTTCTGCCAATGCACGATTAACTAATGGGGTAATATATCTAACCCAATCATCAGGAGTAAAGTTAGATTTGTTTTGTATTTCACTTCTGTTCATAGTTACAGTATTCATTCTATTATTTGCTTTAAGTATCCCAACTTTAGGTAGGGTACTTAAAAATTTAGGCGCTCCATGACACGATTTGAATTGTTCTGTTAAATCTTTACCTGCTGTAAGTCCAAAATGTGTTCCGTTAGCCCAAACTGCTTTTTCGCTTAAATCATAAACTATACCTTCTATGGCCACATAAGCAGGTTTTCCGTTACTTCCATCATATTGTGCTAATTCTTCTAATGTAAATTCTCTTTGTTCTCTATAATTATCTCCTATAAGTTCTCTAATAGTTTTGACATCAAAATATATAGACATCTCTACCTCGCAAATATTTTTCTCTATATTAGTATAGTTTAAAACTAGTAAATGTTTAAATATTCTTTTTTAAATTCTAAATATCCATTTTTTCTCAAATTACAAGCTGGACATTTTCCACAACCATTACCTATTACTCCATTGTAACAAGTTAAAGTTTCTTCTTTAACGATATTAAGCACACCTAAATCATTAGCCATTTTCCAAGTTTCTGTTTTATTAATCCACATTAATGGTGTAAGGATTTCAAACTGATAATCCATAGCTAAATTCAGTGTAACATTTAAAGATTTTATAAATACATCTCTGCAATCTGGATATCCGCTAAAATCACTTTGAGATACGCCTGTTATAATAGTATTTACGCCCCTTTGCTTTGCGAATACTGCAACAAAAGTTAAAAACAACATATTTCTGCCATCTACAAATGAGTTAGGAACCCCTTCCTTAGGTACATCTTTATCAACACTTATATCTTGTCTAGTTAGTGAATTAGGTGCTAGTTGATTCAATAAATTTAAATCTAAAATATGATGTTCTACATCATATTTTTTACATATATCTCTTGCACATTCTAATTCTAACTTATGTTTTTGATTATAATCAAAAGAAACTGCTATAACTTCTCTAAACCTCTTTTTTGCCCAAAATAAGCAAGTTGTGCTATCTTGTCCACCACTAAATACTACTATTGCTTTTTCTTTATCTAATACAATTATTTTATCTGCAACTAATATTGTTCTCATTCTATGAGCAATAACAATAACCGTTTTTTCTTTGATTAACACAGATAAAAACTATATCAAAATAATTAACTTTAATCATTTTGATATAGCTCACTCTATTATTTAAAATTATATTCTGTAACAATACTATTTCTATTCATAGTCTTATCATTATAATATTCATAAAAAGATAATCCTAAAAAACTTCCTGTTATGTTATAAACATTAGTATATCCTAAATTTTGAAGTGCTAAAGTTGCATTATAACTTCTTTGCCCTGTTCTACAATGAAGGTATACCGGTGCATCTTTTGGTATTTCATTGACTCTTTCTCTAAGTTCACTTAATGGTATATTTTTTGAATTTTTTATATGGCCATTTTCATATTCTCCTCTTTCTCTAACATCTATTATTACAGCATTATTTTCTACAAGTTCTCTAACCTTATCTATGTTAACTTGCTTAAAATCATTATTTAGTAAATTAGATCCAACATATCCTGCATAATTAACAATATCTTTTGCTGTTGAAAATGGTGGTGCATAACATAATTCTAAATCTTTCAAATCTTCTACTGTTCCACCAAATTTTATTGCTGTAGCGATTATATCTATTCTTTTAGTAACATCGCCTTTGCCTATAGCTTGAGCACCCAATATTTTCCCAGTTGGTACTTCATAAAGCATTTTAAAGTATATTGGTGAAGATTTCGGCATTATTCCAACTTTATCATTAAGTATTATATTTACTATATCATAATTTATATTCATATTAAAAACTTTTATTAATGATTCATTTAATCCTGTTGATGCTCCATTATAATTAAATACCTTTATAGCTGATGATCCTATATATCCTTTATTTATTGTACTTTTATTGTTTATATTATCTGCTACACTCCTTGCTGCCTTTTGAGCTGGTCCAGCTAGTGATAATTTAGTCATAGAATGAGTAAGGGAATTGTACACTTCAATTACATCACCTACAGCATAAATACTATCATCATTTGTTTTATAGTTTTTATCTACTTTTATTGCGCCTGTTTCTCCAAGTTCTATTCCCGCATCCTTAGCTAAAGTTACTTCTGGTGCAACTCCTATTGCCATAACAACTGCACTTGCATTCACTTTTTTTCCTGATGACAAAACTATAGTATCTTCTTCAAAACGCTCAACCTTATCTCCAACGATTAAATTTACACCATTATCATAAATTTCCTTATGAAGTATTTGTACCATATCATAATCAAAAGGTTTTAAAATTTGTTTAGTAGCTTCTATAAGTGATACATTAAATTCTGCTTTTCTTAAATTTTCAGCAGCTTCTACCCCTATGTAACCACCACCAATTACAGCTACATCATTACTATTTATCTCCTTTAAATATCTATTTAATTTATCTATGTCAACTACGTTTCTTATTGTAAAAACATTAACTTTTTCAATACCAGGTATATTAGGCACTATTGGATGTGCTCCTGGAGATAAAATAAGTTTATCATAAGATTCTTTGTAAACTTCTCCACTCATTAAATCTTTTACATCTACAGTTTTATTTTTTCTATTAATTGAAATAACCTCATTATTTACTCTTGCTTTAATATTATATTGTGACATAAATTTTTCTGGACTCATTAAAACTAATCTATTAGGAGAATCTATTACTCCACTTAAATGATAAGGTAGTGCACAATTTGAAAAAGATACATGAGGTCCTTTTTCAAACATTATTATTTCATCTTCCTCACTATTTCTTCTAAGTCTTGCAGCTGCTGAGGCTCCTCCTGCAACTCCACCTACTATTAATATCTTCTTTCTCATAATATCATCCTCCTAATTATTATTGTAACTTGATTTTTAACTTTAATACTATAACATCAACACTGTTTTAAAACATTAACTTAAGTTACTTCTTTTTTGAACCAATATAAGAGCCTACCCCTCCAGAAACGTTGATAACATCATATCCCTGTTTTCTAAGACTACTACATGTTCTTGCACTTCTTCCCCCTGATTGACACATTATGTAATATTCTTTATCTTTATTTAAATATTTATTAGGTTCATTTAAAAGCATACCCATTGGAATATTTTTAGCAGATTTTATGCTTCCATTTTTATATTCATAATCTTCTCTAATATCAATAAGTTCAACTTTTCCTATTAAATCATCAATATCATTAACATTAATCACTTTTCCATTATCTCTTTTTAAAAATCCAAACATATTCTTCCTCCTGTGTTTTTATATTAATCTTTTATAAAAAAATTAAATATCTATTTCTTATAAAAATTCATCTCTAACTTGTTAATTTCATTATAATTAACAGATGTATTTTCTACTGTGACTTTATCACTTAGCAATAAGTGAAAACAAAAAACTCTATCATTTGTATGCTTTTTAGGTTACCTTTTTTAATCGTTGGTTGAAATTATAATTTAAGTTATTTAAAGACTTCAGCTCTTTGTACTTTCTTAAATAATAAAAAATTCCTTTAGATATTTTGTGTATCTAAAGGAATTTTTATTAATCTTTTTTCTGTGTTTTTTTACTATGTTTAACTCCACAATTATTAGCTTTCTTCTCTTTTTCTTGTTGGCTTGCACAAGAACAATCATGTTTTTCACTCATAATATTTATCTCTCCTAAAAACATCTAGTGTGTTATACTACTATTTTGTTCAAGTTCTGAATATTTATTCTTTATTTTTAATTTATAATAATTAAAATATTTGAACTAATATTTTAGGCAACATTATAGAAATTGCTATTGCATATATTAAGTCAAGCCAAACTACTGATCCATATGATCCAATATAAATTAGTCCAATTATCGGTGTCACTAAAATTCTAAATATTATAGGCACTTCTTTGTTTTTTAATATTGATTGAATCATATTTTCTGCATCTACCTTACTTGGAAATGCATGCATTAATATAGATATCCCAAGCCATGCTAAAAATAAATTTAAAAAGTTATCAAAATTTCTGAATTCAAATAATTCTACAGATGCTGGAAGCATTATAAACATTCCTAAAATAGTGTTTATTAAAAATGGTCCTATTGAAATGAAAAAAGATTTTAATGGCTTATCCGATGGTTCATGAATTACATAACCACATGGATTGCTTAGTTGAAAATATTTTACTTCATATACTGGGACCTGCATTAGTCGACAAAAAATTTGATGTGCTAATTCGTGTACAATAACACCTGGAAATGTTACTGCTGATATTAAAAAACCTGGTATAAAATACATAATCTAAATCCCCCTATTTATCCTAAATAATAATCATCAATAGTAATATTTCCATCTAAAAACTTCATTATATCATCATCAAATCCGTCTCCATTTGAATAATATTCTTCTTTATATTTCTCAGCTTCATCGCCTTGTCCATTTTCTGTAAGAGCAATAATTAAAGTTTCCAATACATAAGTTTCTTGTGGATTTGCATCGTAAGCCTTTTTAGCAAGACTTACCCCCTCTTCTTTATTACCTTCAAGCATTTCTACTATAGCTAATCCCCTTAATGCACCTGCATTATCATTTTCTTTATTTAATACAGTATTAAAATTTTCCCTTGCACTATTGTAATCTTTTTCTCTACGTAAAATATTAGCTAATTGTATTTTGCTATCAGTTATATTATTGTCTTCTTGAATAGATTTACTAAGATATTCTTTAGCTACATTATTATCGTTAGATGTGAATCCTAAATAATAATATATTAAAGATCTATTTTGACTTTTATCATTTAATAAACTTTTTAAATTATTTGATATTAATTCGTTTGCTTCATTTTGACTAACATTTTCATCTAAATTGCTTACAATATTTTCAAACGCATCATAAGTTTTATAATATGAATCAAGATATTTTGTATATTTAGTAATTAAGGTATATGTTGAATTATCTACTTCTTTTCCTGATAAATAAGTATCTATTATGTATCCGGCATAATTATATTTTCCATTTTCCATTGCAATTTTTGCACTTTTCACTGCAACATCTGTTGAATCTGGATACTCTTCTATTACATTCTTTAAATTTTCTAATGTAATATTTATCTCTCCATTTTTCACATTACGTTCTGCTGTATAATACTTTTTGTAATTGTTAAATACTTTAGGAAATTTTAGAAGTGAAATTCCTACTAAAATGATAAGTCCTATTGCAAGAACTATAAAGATTTTTGGAATTGGATAATTGATTTGTTCTTCCCTGCATGTATTGCATAATATTGAATGTTTGCATTGTGAAGTATCCGCATTAACTTGTCCACATTTGTGACATGTATTTTTCTGACACTGCTCTTCATAAGTTAAATTTTCTTGTAAAGTGTCTTTTCCCATATTTAAATTTCCCCCTTTAATTGTACATATTTTGGAATAACATACTGAATTCTACTTTATTTTTCAAAATATGTCAATTAAAAAAACTTATATAAACTTATGTGATCAGATATGAAATCGTGCTCATCTTAAAATTCCTAATAATAATTATTACATATTTTTATTAAAAAAGCTTCCTACTGGCACATCTACTTTTTCTAATTTAATTTCACCATCTTCTTCTGATAATTCTTTAGCATATTTCATAGCTTCCATTTTTATTTGAGCTTTAATAGATTCCATAAAATCCCCAGACTTCATATTAGAAATACTTATTCCTTGCATTCCTTGAAGTAATATTAACCTCTTTTCACCTTTTGAGTCAGCTGCCTTTATTCGTTTTGCTAAAGCTTCAGCTTCTTGTTTAGCTCTTTGTGCTTCATCTTTTATTTGTGGAAATTTTTCTTCTAAAAATTCTTGTTCCTCTTTAGTCAATGTTTCACCCTTAGCTACTTTTTTAGCAAGCTTTTCTGCTTTAGACATATCTTCAAATATTTCCGCATACCAAGCCGCCTTGTCTTGCTCTTCAAATAATGTTAATGACTTCATTTCTTCATCAGTTAAAGTCTCTAATGTCTTTGTTCCATTGCTTAAACCCTCTTGTATAGCTTTAACCTCATCACTTGGTTGAGGTCTTTTAGATTTTATATTATTAAAATTTGGTTTTAATAAATTGTTTAAATTCATAGAATTTATCATTAAAATCATCTCCTTAATATATCTGATATATAAATATTTAAAATAACTTATACATGATTTATTCAATTATTTCCTTTTATTTTATTTACCAGTTTTATTTATGTATATATTAACATTTGTTTAAATCATAACCAATTATTGTTATCCTTCGCTCATATTTATTATCGTAACTTTTTCTAAATAATTAATACATATTATATTTAAATGCATTAACTTTATATAGTCATGCTGAATCCTCATTTATATAACTTATATTTATAAGTAAAAAATTATATTTATTAACACTAACATTTTTAATATATTAAAGAATCAATTTTTTAATTGTAAATAGAAAAAACCTATAAAATAGACTTGCTATCTACTCTATAGGTTGAATTTTTTATATCCAAAAAAGTTTTTGTTTAATGTTATTTGTAGCTCTCTTTATAAAACTAATATTATTTTTAAATCTTAGCAATTACTCTCAATGAATCCTTTAAACTTTTCTTTTCGTCGGCAGAAAATTTTTCTAAAAAATCATTATTTAATTCTTCTATAACTTGTTCTATTTCTTTTCTATGTTTTAATCCTTCTTTAGTTACTATAACATTAAAAGTTCTACGATCATTTTTATTATGAACTCTTTCTATTAATCCCTTATTTTCCATTCTATCTAATAGACCTGTTATAGTTGAACTATCAAGACTCAATGCTTCTGCAATTTGCTTTGGTAATAAATACTCTTCATCCCAAAGACATTTAAGTATTCCATACTGTACAGGTGTCACATCAAACTTAGCAAGTCTTGATTTCAAACTTTGAAATACTACTTGTTGTGATCTTGTAAGTAAAAAATTTATACATTCATTTAACTCCATCATTATCCACGTCCCCACATTATTATCTTTTATTATTCTATTCCAAACAAAAGTTTATTGTCAATTAATACGATATTTTGGATTATATGTATATAAATTATTGTAACGTATTAGTACAATAATTTAACATTTATAAAATTCATCACTATAAAAATACTTTAAAGTTATTAGTAATTAAAGTGTTGTTTTTTCTATCTAAACATACTATTTAAAACATATATTATATAGATATAATTCCCTGAAAATATAATAATACAATTGACAACTATAGTTTAAACTTTCATATATTTTCGTTTCTATATTAAAATAAAATTATGATTTTCCTTAATCGCCAATTGTATCATTTTATATAAGATTATCTAAATATGCTTCCACTTATAATTAATTTTTGTATTTAATTTATTTTGAATCTATACAACTTTTTGAATTTCAAATTACAATTTAAATGAGTTTTTATATTTTAATATAATTATAGTAACTTACTTTATTCCTAAGCTTTATACATAAATATCAATTGATTTATTAGGCGAAATGAACTATTAATGTGCTAAGTTTTATTTGTTTAATCCCATGGGTTTATCATAAAATATTCTTTCATCCATAATTTTAAGTTTTGCATCTATTTTAGGTTGAAAATCCATTAAATCTAATATATCTTTTTGTAAATCAATACCTGGTGCTATTTCTGTAAGATATAATCCATCATTTTTTAACTTAAATATAGCTCTTTCAGTTATATAAGTAACGTCCTGATTAATTTTTTTTGCATACTCTCCACTAAAAGTTATTTGTTCAACTTTATTCATAAACTTCTTAGCTCGTCCTTCTTGCCTAATTGTGAGCTTTCCATCACCTACATCTACCTTTAATCCACCTGCTGTAAATGTTCCACAGAATAATACTTTCTTAGCATTTTGAGTTATATTTATAAAGCCACCACAACCTGCTATACGAGTTCCAAACTTACTTACATTTAAATTTCCTTCTTTGTCAACTTGGGCAAGACCTAAAAAGGCTATATCAACTCCACCTCCATCATAGAAATCAAATTGATAAGGTTGATCTATGATTGCTTGTGAATTTATGCTTGCTCCAAAAGCTGTTCCCCCTTGTGGAATACCTCCTATTGGCCCAGCTTCTACTGTTAATGTCATATATTCATTAATGCCTTCTTCATTAGCAACTAATGAGATTACTTCTGGAATACCTATTCCTAAATTAACAATAGTATCTGATTTTAATTCCATTGCAGCTCTTCTAGCTATTACTTTTCTTTCATTAAGTGGAGCTTTATCT encodes:
- a CDS encoding rhodanese-like domain-containing protein; this encodes MFGFLKRDNGKVINVNDIDDLIGKVELIDIREDYEYKNGSIKSAKNIPMGMLLNEPNKYLNKDKEYYIMCQSGGRSARTCSSLRKQGYDVINVSGGVGSYIGSKKK
- a CDS encoding metalloprotease family protein, coding for MYFIPGFLISAVTFPGVIVHELAHQIFCRLMQVPVYEVKYFQLSNPCGYVIHEPSDKPLKSFFISIGPFLINTILGMFIMLPASVELFEFRNFDNFLNLFLAWLGISILMHAFPSKVDAENMIQSILKNKEVPIIFRILVTPIIGLIYIGSYGSVVWLDLIYAIAISIMLPKILVQIF
- a CDS encoding tetratricopeptide repeat protein; this encodes MGKDTLQENLTYEEQCQKNTCHKCGQVNADTSQCKHSILCNTCREEQINYPIPKIFIVLAIGLIILVGISLLKFPKVFNNYKKYYTAERNVKNGEINITLENLKNVIEEYPDSTDVAVKSAKIAMENGKYNYAGYIIDTYLSGKEVDNSTYTLITKYTKYLDSYYKTYDAFENIVSNLDENVSQNEANELISNNLKSLLNDKSQNRSLIYYYLGFTSNDNNVAKEYLSKSIQEDNNITDSKIQLANILRREKDYNSARENFNTVLNKENDNAGALRGLAIVEMLEGNKEEGVSLAKKAYDANPQETYVLETLIIALTENGQGDEAEKYKEEYYSNGDGFDDDIMKFLDGNITIDDYYLG
- a CDS encoding MarR family winged helix-turn-helix transcriptional regulator → MMELNECINFLLTRSQQVVFQSLKSRLAKFDVTPVQYGILKCLWDEEYLLPKQIAEALSLDSSTITGLLDRMENKGLIERVHNKNDRRTFNVIVTKEGLKHRKEIEQVIEELNNDFLEKFSADEKKSLKDSLRVIAKI